The segment TATCAGGGCTTATCAATCTCTTCGCTTTGGTTACCTTGACAATGGAGAACATAGCTATCATTGTTGAGTACTCTCGTTTGTTTCTTCTCTGGTCTTAATATCCACGATACTCACGCTTGGAATACAGGGATGTTAGAGCCTATGTATAGGCCTCTAGAGTATCCGGTTATTATGGTGAAACGGATTAGTTTTTATCTCTGTCTTTTGGATTATTTGAGATTCAAGTCATGTTATCTGACATATACCGATCTTATGAGACTAATAAAGTCAGTCCATGTTATAGGCAGACATCTTCTTGTACAAGCTTTCACATATATAGCTCAAGTTTATAACACTTGCAATGTAAGAAAAACGTCCAATGAGGAAATTAATCAAATGAACATAGCGTATATAAGACTatcaatatgaaaaagaaaacccGAAGATATGGGATCTTATGttagcaaggaaaaaaaattagaaaagtgaaatttgaatgaaaagaaaataagctTATAGCACTACGCAGTACTGCAAGCTTTGATATAGCTCAAGTCTGTAGCACTTGCGATGTAAAAAATATCCAGGAGGAGGAAATGAAACGTACATAGCTCAGGTTTACAGcacttgcaaattgcaatataaaaaaaatgaagttttTGGATCTTGTGTTAGCAagtaaaaaaacgaaaagtgaAATTTGctggggaaaagaaaataatattatagTACATGCAGTATAAAAAACGAAGTTATGGGATCTTGTGTTAgcgaaaaataaatgaaaagtGAAAAATTGCCGGTGAAAGAAAATAACCTTTTAGCGAggggaaaaaaggaagaagaatgaAATTTGCagggaaaagaagagaaattagaaaagagaaggaaaaaggaaagtgaaatttcatgaaaaaaggcaagatttttggagATGCTGCACTGCTGCAGTAAAATAAGAGAAAttagaaaagagaaggaaaaaaagaagggaaaagtgaaatgaaaaataaagaaagaaaattggAGATATGCTGcaggaaaagaagagaaattagaaaagagaaggggggaaaaaaagtaaaagtgaactgaaaaaaaaattggagatgCGGGGTATCGATCCCCGTACCTCTCGCATGCTAAGCGAGCGCTCTACCATCTGAGCTACATCCCCGATGTGTTAGTGATTTCGTAAAAGTTTTACATAATCTTTGCGTCATCGAGATGCAGACAAGGAGAGTTTGTCCCTATGCACACAAGCGCAACGAAATTACAAATAATTGGCCCAttgaacataaaaaaaaacaaaccaaacAATTCAACCTTTTTGAGTCATGGGAAAGCATGTGTCCATTTTCTCTTATCCTACTTTCATTTTTTGTCCCTTAATCCAAATACAGAACCAAACAGCAGCAGATGGTATCATTATCGTCATCATCACTATGCCCGTTGCCTAATAAAGAACCTGAAACGAACATTCAACAAAcacataccaaaaaaaaaaaaacttgtagcATCGATCACACATTTGATTATCTCCATGCGTAATTCAGAGCAAAAATTCCACTCTCTATCTTGGCGTCCATCTTGAGTCATGAGACTTCACAATATTACAAATCATTCGCGCACTTAACCTAAAATtaatcaaaccaaacaaaacaatTCAACCTTTTGAGTCATGGGAAAGCATGTGCCCACTTTCTCTTATCCTGTTTCATTTTGTCCCTTAATCCAAAAACAGCAGCAGATGACTTGCTGCGTCAACAATTACTGtatcatcatcagttcatcactaTGCGCGCTGCCTAATAAAGAACCTGAAACGAACTGTATTTGATTCAACAAACacatacaaaaagaaaaaaaaaacttgtagcATCGATCACATTTGATTATCTCCAAGCTTAATTCAGCTCTCGATCTTGGCGTCCATCTTGAGCGCGGCCTCCTTGTTGACCAGCGGGTTGTCCGTCCGGTTGGCGAGCCGGCGAACCCGGGCGCTCGCCAGCGACCGGTGCCGGAATCCGTACAGCCGGAGCACCTGGTTGTCGGCGAAGTTGAACGCGCGCTCCATGCCGCCCAGGCAGCGCTCCCGCGGGTAGTCACCGTAGCCGCCGCACGGCTTGCACCCGACGAAGTGGGTGACGAACGGCCACCGCTCGTCGCCGAGGCCCGGGTGGTGCCTCTCCATCATCTCCTCGTACTTGTCCACGAGCCCCGCCCAGAATCCATGGAGGAAGTACTTGTCCTCCACGTACACCTTCTCCATCCACCTCTCCTTTTGCGTCAGCAGTATGTGGATCAGCGCCGACTGGTCGTCCGCCTCGAACGCCGGCCGCCCCGTCAAGCTCGCCGTCAGAACCTTCCCGGCCTCGTCGCGGACGCGGCCTTTTGGTCCCATGGGCGCCCACGCGTCGAGCAGCTCGAGTGACCATTGGCAGTTACGGAGGAGGAAGCTGCCGGTGTTGAGGGCGATCCAGGAGCGCTTGGCGAAGAGGAGCTCCGGGTAGCCATGTATGACGAGGTTGCTGGTGTCGTAGCGGGCGAGCGGGAGCTCGAACGCCATGTCGGTGAAGAGCGCGTCGCTGTCCATCCACCACACCCACTCCACCTCCGGGTGGGAGAGcatgaggcggcggaggagcggcagcTTGGCCCAGtagccggcgagctcgcggtcGAGGTGCGCCATGCTGTGGACGATCTCGATGCCGTGGATGCGGCAGTAGTCGATCTTGTTCTTGGTCGCCTTGAGCAGGTAGTGGTcgcccgccgcgtcgtcgcaCGGCGCCGGCTGCGACCCGGTGACGAGGAGGATCCTGGGCTTGCCGCGCGCGTCGCGGGACGGGAACCCCGGGTTCCGGGACAGCCATTGCCGCCGCTTGGCGTTCCACCGCGTCACCTTGGGCCCCAGCGTGTAGGTGTGGttcgagctcctcctcctcgctgccgtggccgtcgtcgtcgtcgagttggtcgtcgttgtcgtcgacGCGTCGACGCCGAGTggctcttcttcttcgtcgtcgtcgtcgtcgtcggtgtcgGAGCGGATCTCGCGGAGGATGCGCTCGATGTCCTCGACGACCCtggcctcctcggcggccgccacggcgtcggagccgccgccgccgccgacgccgtagGTGAGGAGGTTGATGCCGACGGTGCCACGGAGGACGAGGAGCGTGATGAAGCCGCAGATGAGCGTGATCTTGACGTTGTTGAACGTCCTCTGCATCTGCTTCCCCCTCGCCGCCtgctgcctcgccgccggcctcccgccgccggtcaccgccaTAGCTACACACTACTGTGCTCCTccgctgctcgatcgatcggcgagCGTCTGGAGATcgatggaagaagaagaagaagaagtagagTTGGGTGGTCTGGTCAATGCGTGCGATCTGGATGGCGACGTGCCGGCGAGTGGGCGGCAACGACGTTTACACCCTCCTCTCGTTTCGATTCGGATTCCGAGCTCGCTGCAGCGGGGGGAATGAGGAAAGTCAGCGGCGCGCGACGCGGGAGCGCGCGAGGTTTGAGGCGGAGGTGGAATATGAAAATGGAAGGAGTGGCAGGCCAGCTTTGATTCCTGCTCTGCAATTACCATTTCCTCGCGGAGATCTGCGACTTAATAAttgggacaaattttatatgcgCCCGagtgatttttctttcttttttttttactgcggTAGGTTTGCTCTTCGATAGCGAACGGAGGGTGGTCGAGGCCTAGGGGTGGGTGACATGTGGCGGGAAGAAAGGCCATGGAAGAATATTTTaaccttttcccctttttttttggcggAGAGGAagaatatttatttgttttttttgcggTGAGGAAGAATatttaaatgtttttattttacgGAGAAGAATAAGGTTCTTAGATTCCGTTGACCATTTTGTTGTTTCTTGTGCAAGCCATTTTGTTATGCTTTGAATTTGAAGTACCAAATGGGCCGTAGCCTTTCCTGGGCCTGATTGTATACTTCAGGCCCATTTCAGTTGAACCAGTTTAAgcttaggaataagttcactttttgatcctcaaaagtgatcgaaatataatccgtgaccctaaatcacaaaaccggatatctcgatcCCCCagctcttaaaaccggtgcaatttgactctctcagcggttttgaagggcggtttcgctgacgtggcgcatacgtggcagtattgactcggtcttctttccacgtggcgttggcgtggcgcttaggtggcattagaaataaaaaaatatgtgtgggacccatttgtcatttaCTAAAAGTatgggtgggacccactgacatgtggggccacaaaTCATGCTCTCttcatcctccccctctctctctttcacttccgttcggcgagcggcggcggagggcaagCGGGCGAGGGCCGGATCCCCTAGTGGGAGGATGAGGGGAACGACGGCGGTGGCTCGTGGCAGTGGAAGGACGAGAGGAATGGTGGCGGGCGGGAGGGGAACAGCGGCGGACGGGAGCCGGTGCCGGACCTCACTCCCAGGGAAGACACTGCTCCGATGACGCCACCATGAGCCAATGGTGGGGAGCAAGCATGCATCgggggaggaagatggaggacgggatggcgagctcgagctcaccgATTCCAATCCCCTCTGTCTCGCTTCCGTCTTCTCACCGGTTCTCGCTTGCCGCAACACCTTCCTCGCCGTAGCCAAGACGATGAACCTGAGAGCtagccggcggtggcgacacAAATCGGCGCGCGGGAAGGAGCTAGTGGAGGAAGAGATTGGAGCGGCGAATACCAAAGTCGATGGACCAGCCATGGCTCGACCccgcccttcctcctcatccCTTTACTCCCCGTCTCCTTGCCCACGCTtgccgccgcgacggccgcgTTGGTTGGCCTCGAGTCCTTCCTAGCAGCGACAGCCGTCCGCGACCTCTCCACCAGCAACgttcgccgccctccccgcctcGGTCCTCCGCCAACTCTCGGCTTCTTCACCACCCGCCGTTgggcgccgtcctcctcacagcccgtcgccggcctcctcatAGCCTGTCGCCTGCTGAGGTTGGaaaagggaggaagagggagatatAGGTggagcctgccgccgccgccgccagctcccgcCTGCCGCTGGCCCCCATCccacggccgccgctcgccgaacggaagggaaagagagagagaggggtggagGATGAAGAGAGCATGTTTTATGTGGGCcctacatgtcagtgggtcccacctataCTTTTGGTGAAtaacaaatgggtcccacacatatttattatttctaatgccATATAAGCACCATATCAATGCCACGTGgaaagaagaccgagtcaatactaccacgtaggcgccacgtcagtgaaacatcccttcaaaaccaccgagggagtcaaattacaccggttttaagagttgaggggtcgagatatccggttttgtggtttagggtaggattagatttcgatcacttttgagggtcacaaagtgaacttattccttaagCTTATTTGGGCCGAATTCCACTGGTTGTTGCCGATCATGGGGCAGCCACGGCCCACAACCAACTCTCACAATTCCAGGACAAATACGACCGTCTGAAACCGTTGTTGGGTGTTACATATGCTTCGGGCTTCAAGCGCATCACCCAGCTTGCAACAGAAAACAGCAGCAACCAACTCGCAGAAACGAGGCAAACGAGCATCGCAAGAAATGCTGCCTGCCTCCGCTCTCGCCGACAGAGCCATGGGATTTAACACGTACAGATGCTGTAGGAAGCATGCAGCTAGCTCGCGTCAACTTCCAGTCTCAAACAATGTCGCCAGTTGACCCTGCCTGGCTGCCTGCCTCGTACAcaggcaaaacaaaacaaaaaaaacttcatGTAAATGTACCTGAAGGGCCTACAAGAACAGATGTACTGTGCTACTATTAAGACAGTACTGAAGTACTCGAACGAAAAATGCTATACACAAGACCGTTATGTCCGACTCTTGTACGACCGTAACACAAGCGAGTGCACGACTTTGCCTCACGCCGTCATGCACCAAGCTGTTCTGCCGTTTAGTCGTACATCGGTCGAACAAACAAGTCGGACGTATAGCAAAGTTGTACTCGATTATGTTTGCATTGGACAAGCTACGACAATGAACAATGTATTTCAGTAATGGTGTCATGCCAAACAACATTAGTCGACCGGCTAGCTTAGCTGATCATCTGATGTCTCGCCGAGAGACATTAGGTTCGCAGTGTGTCGACGTGTCGAGTTACCTAAACGCACTAGGTAGGATATGCGCCGACGTGTTGACTCTGCTCGCGCTCCTGTTGAGCTGCTTGCCCCTTACCTGGGAGACGAGTTCTTCGACCGTCTCGAGGGCGCGCAGCGTAGGTAAATAGAACCATGCCTGCGCTGTGGAGATCGTGGCTCTGAGTCACCGTCCCCTCGCGCCGCACTGGAtacgaaaaccctaaaatcgACCTCTCGCCCCACTGATTCATGTCTCCCACACTCGGATTTGGTCACTCCCGGGCTTGTATTCTCGCACTTGTTTGGCTTCGTGTGTGAACCTCATTTCCGCCTCGTCATCTCCACCGGAGAAGTCCACCCTCTCACCTTGTGACGCAACTTGCTAGCGCCATCCCTAGACCTCTTCCCACCCTACTTCCTTGGCCGGTCAATTGGATAGGGGATACGGAAGGGAACTCACCACTATAGGCTGCGTAGCCTCGAGGCGTATCATCAGCCTGCACTAGACCCATTCAAATGCATTTGTGAGCCTACACTGCACTGTGAGAGTTGTATCTCAAGTGATCCTTAAGGGCAGTAGTAGTGCAAGGCACACTATGCATGTCTCTGGCCTATTTGTGTGATGAAATTGGCTCGAAAGCCACGCACCTCACAATGCTCATGACCCAACAAAAAATCATCGACCACACAACCACCTAACCCTTCGTGCTTATCCTCAtgcatcaacaaaaaaaatccgtcGCTTCTCCTCCCCATCACCTGCGACGCATCTTCTCCATCGCACCGCTTCTCCCCCAATCCACACCGGCGCATCGATTGATCCTTCTCCGACGGAGATGGCGAGAGGTGAGTGTGGGAACGTGGATGTGAGCGCACTGGCCTTCTCTCTCCCACTTTCCCCTTTCCACTTTCCTGGCTCTCATGCACAACAGCGGCGAGGCCACAACGGAGAGGATACGGTGTCGTTCGGCTCGTCACCGGCAAGTGCTGCCTGCCCTGATGCCGAGCGGCGACGACATCCCCGACTTCATCTCCGATAGCTATGGGGCAACCCGTGTGTCGTCCCTGCTTTGAGCAGCGGAGGGCGACGATGGCGTCACAGATCCAAAGCGCTGCGAGAGCTCGTCATTTCTCCCTCCTCCCTATCCGCTGGCGCATCGATGTAGACGGAGCTGGACGGGTGCGAGGATTCCAGCGCGGGAGCGATGATGCAGAGCGAGGGAGTGGAGGATTAGAGGGACGACCTCCACAACACAGGCATGGAGGAGGTTCCCTGCGCTGTGCGCCCTCCCTTCAACAAAAAGACTCATCTCCCAGATAAAGGGATGAGCGACTAAGCAGAGCACCGCGCTTCGTCGCCACGTATGTACGGGTCCAATGTGGCGCGGGAGGTAACTCGCCACGTCCCTGCAGTGTGAAGGGCATAAGCCTATATAGCAGCTAGAGAAACTCAAACATTTGAATGGCTTACACTgctatggccgtgtttagttcggcctagagtttggaatttggttgaaattggagatgatgtgactgaaaagttgtgtgtatgaaaggtttgatgtgatggaaagttggaagtttggaaaaaaactttagaactaaacatggcctatatATTGTCATAAGATATAATGTCCTGACAGTAGAGGCAGCAGTgtgctcatgcatgcatgaacaaATTAATATTTGAGGGCCCTACGAAGCTTTGCAGATGAATATAATCCCCCCTGAAAAGGAAACACCACATGTCTCGCAGAATCCGACCTCAACTGCCACCCCGACAGACACGTCCGTCCTAATAACATGGGCCCCGGCCCTTCAGATTCATCAGATCGACTTTCAGTGAGAAAAAAAGCTGGAGCTCGAACAAAACAAGCGGCTAGCTTCATCACCTTGGTCCATATCGCAATATTGGTCCATCCCATGAGCTAGTATAGCAGAGGAAACGAACAGAGCAAGTTCCAGCTCAGCTAGCTACGGGGCTACGGAAGAATACACACGCATTGTATCTCCATCGTTTGGTCCAGTCACTTGTCCCGGCTACACTTGGACGTACTCGATCATGCTCTCTTCGCATCCACGTCAATGTAGTCCCATCCGTTCAAGATTGCTACTACCttcatttcattttatattataagtcattttaatttttttaaaataattaaatttataaaaaaataaagtaatatttttaacataaaacaaaaaaactagCAAAATATATTCATTGTTAGATATAATAAAACTGATTTATTGCTATAAATGTTgctgtatttttatataaacttgatttAACTTTCAAGAAGTTTGAGAGATAGactataagtcgttttgacttttttctaaccaattttttaaaagtttgattaagtttatagaaaaatataataacattttcaacacaaaacaaacatattatcaaaattcatTCAATATTATGTacatttaataaaatttatttcgTGTTATacatattgctattttttttataaatttgatcaaacataaaaaaatatttaactgtGAAAAAGATCTAAAAGACAGATTTATAATATGGGGaccgtatcctatgcacacaggccctcgcgtgtacacaccgtgtacaccaactaaaaattatcacaaaaaattctaggaaaattcatacatgtactttcaatagtattacatctacgtgcaaagtcgcatcttcaaattcattctacatagagaataacaaaaaagataaaattctgacaaaattgcaaccttaaaactgtcagattttttgtttttttgttatggctaaaatataatgaatttgacgttaagattttaaccctaggtgtaatacaattgaaagtatgtgtatgattttttctagattttttggtgacattttttagttggtgtgcacatgtgtacatgtgagggcctgtgtgcataggatatgtttcctataatatgaaacggaggggcAACTAGCTTCTCTAACCACAGTGCCACTTCTAGCTCGGTCCTCCAACGTGCGTGCGCGTGTGGTTCCAAGCGCAAGCGGCCAATCCCGAAATTATAGTGCCATGCAAACTAGGCGTTATATCACGAGATTGGGCAGGCAATTTCGtgcggtcgccggcgccgtttgCGATTGATTTCAACCCAAGCAACAATAATCTCGTCATCGAGCTTGATTACCGGTTACTGCATGCTCGCTCGCTCGACCGGCAACTCTTCCTTTTTCGAGCCGTGAAATCACCACTAGCTAGAGTGTAGCACCCAATGCCATTAGGTCAAAGCAGTTGATCATTAACGAGGTAATTAATTTAATCTAATCCAATCAACCTGCTAATTAGTATACTGTAGCATTTGCAATGGAATGTTCTACTGCCTGTTAATCCAAGTATGGTATACTCTACACTACCCGTAGAACAGGGCCTGCATGTTCCCCGGAAATCCAACCCCAAAAACAAAGCCaaaccaataaaaaaataaaacaaaacaaaacaaaataaaataaaaacccaATTGCGTTTGGACCGGACGCGTGatcccggcccggcccatcacCGTCACCCTCCCTCGTGTCCTCTTCAAATTAAAAACCCacctcatcaccaccaccaccaccaccaccacctgcgccCCCCCATctccccacctccacctccgccgctgtcTCCCCCCCTCGCCGGCAATGCCTCCCGatcacggcggcgacgccgatcTCGCGGCGGACGAGCTGCAGAGCCTCAGCTTCGGCTCCTCCGAGCGTTCCCGCTCCGGCTCCAccgtctccaccgccaccaccgtctccaccaccacctccggcccacctcctcctccacctccccctcctcctcgcgccgccgccgcaccccgcctCGGCGCGGTCTCTCTCTCCGACATACGGTTTGTCCGGAGGCTCGGTTCCGGGGACATCGGGAGCGTCTACCTGGCGGAGGTGAAGGGCGCccgcggcggtggggcggcggtggtggcggcgaaggtGATGGACAGGAAGGAGCTGGCCGGGAGGAACAAGGAAGGGCGGGCGAGAACCGAGAGGGAGATCCTCGAGGCCGTCGACCACCCCTTCCTCCCGCGCCTCTACGGCGTGGCCGAGGGGGATCGCTGGTCCTGCCTCCTCACCGAGTTCTgccccggcggcgacctccaCGTCCTCCGCCAGCGGCAGCCGCACCGCCGCTTCACCGAGTCCGCCGTCAGGTATAATACTGTAGTACACTACATCTCTTCGATTCGATTGCTCGATCGCACAAATACATTATTCTCATAATCTCATCCGTATCgtaaaatgtcaaaaaaaaagttccattTCTTTTTCAACTGACGAACCAACCCAGCATGAATCACTCACCACCGTCCTGTTAATTTTACATTCAGTTATAAATAAGCATTCCTATGTTTtcgtgtgtttagttcacgccaaaattggaagtttgattgaaattagaatgatgtgacggaaaagttactccctccgtcccaaaaaaaggcaaaccctgggtttccgtgtccaactttaactgtccgtcttatatgaaatttttttataattcgtattttcattgttgttagatgataaaatatgattaatattttatgcgtgacttgtctttttatttttttttatatttttttcaaataagacgaacggtcaaacgttgggcacggaaatcaggttttgtctttttttgggacggagggagtagaagttaggaaagtttcgatgtgatggaaaagttggaagtttgaagaaaaagtttggaactaaacaagggttttgtcaaaattttagaactaattCACTTTGCCACTTTTTGAGTATTGGATCCTCAAGTAGTAGTGTAGCTATTAAGCTAGTGATCATAGGCTTTTGGGAGAAGAATGTGGCTTGTTTCCTGCGTTCTACTAATTCCCTTTGGTTTTACTctctgtgtgtgtttttttatgcataaaGTATAGTATATTCTTGTTATTATAGGATCTAGTGGATGAAGCTCTCTCTGTTCTCTTCTTTGCTTGGCCCCATCATGTCTTCTGTTAGGCATGCATGTCCATCTTTATTCAGTCGGAATGTGTTCAATCATGAAAACATACATAATGCTATTTGATGGTAGCTAGCTGCCTTTTGGATCCATCCttaacccaaaaaaaagacacacaAAAGGACTAATATATATCCTCCAAAGCAACATATGAATGCGATGTATATGAATGAGTGTTTTGCGAATTAGGTGATGGACATTTGTGCTCAAAGTGTctccctttcctctcttctGAATAAACAGACAGTGCAAGGGATTGGACATCATGGATGGGAGGGAGCTCACTGTCGCTTTACATTTTCCTTCCTATAGGAGCTTTTGAGCTACACTACACATCCGCACGCCCATATCACCTTGCAATCACTCACTATTCAGAGCGTGTTCAGTGTTTGCATGTGCACTCCTCTGCCATTCTGAAGCCAAGCCTGACCTTGTGGAAGTAAAGCTGTTCTTGTCATATGCGTTTGCAGGTTTGTTCCTTCGAGGAAATTAGGCATCTTTTGCATCACACAAAACTAGTTAGGATCTTCAGCTACCTTATCTGTAGGCGACGATCACTACGGATGCTGGTGTGATTACGCTCCGGGATATAACTTTAATGCAGAATCAACCTCGGTCGTATTTCACTTGTGAGGAATATCGTGTAGGCCATAGCCGATATTACGGAGTAGAAGACAACAAAATATGTCAACTTCTACTAGACTGTACTGATCGAGAATAATAGTAGCAGCATTATTCGGTACGTTTGTTCCCATTACAAGCATCATGTGGCCACATTCATTTAGTCAAGGGTACATCAGTATTCAGTAGTAGTCCGGCCATAGCATTCACCACACAACCTACATGGCTACATACTGCCAGTGCATAGCTTGTATGGCATTCActatatttttccatttttaagTATAAAAATAACATGTGCAGTCTAACATATACTATTGAAGTTAACATTGCCAGTTAGCCTTTGGTGCAGATAAACTTTGTgggaaaaataataagaaaaccATATATAACTCACTCTCACATATTAGCTTTTTGTATCACTCATATCAGCTCAGTGAAGAAGTCTTAAAACCATAGTACAGCCTTAGATACAGAGTTGCATTGTGTGTATCCCTACAAAAAAACGAAATGAATGACTAGATCTCGTACGCTTTTATGGTGTAGTTGTACATGGATGGCACACCTACCTACGGCCAACAACATTGCCATCAATCAACTCATGGTAATGGGGTCGGTTAATTTGTGCTAATCCCGGTGTGACACGAGCCAAAGCCCTTGTGCTACGGCGCAAGAACCGTTTGGAGAACATGATCATATATTATCACTCCCTCATAGGTGTAAATTGCTGCCATTGGTCAATGAGGCTTTTATTAACCCCcatgtgatgactgatgagagtTAGAATCACAGCTCTGAAAAACACATACACAGGGCCCTATGGCTAATGAATGGTTGGATTCAGAAGAGATCAACATGGGGGTAGTAGGGTACTTTGCTGTAAGGATTAATCTAATTAACCCAAGGAATTATCAACTGAGTGCCC is part of the Oryza glaberrima chromosome 12, OglaRS2, whole genome shotgun sequence genome and harbors:
- the LOC127757866 gene encoding probable glycosyltransferase 3 → MAVTGGGRPAARQQAARGKQMQRTFNNVKITLICGFITLLVLRGTVGINLLTYGVGGGGGSDAVAAAEEARVVEDIERILREIRSDTDDDDDDEEEEPLGVDASTTTTTNSTTTTATAARRRSSNHTYTLGPKVTRWNAKRRQWLSRNPGFPSRDARGKPRILLVTGSQPAPCDDAAGDHYLLKATKNKIDYCRIHGIEIVHSMAHLDRELAGYWAKLPLLRRLMLSHPEVEWVWWMDSDALFTDMAFELPLARYDTSNLVIHGYPELLFAKRSWIALNTGSFLLRNCQWSLELLDAWAPMGPKGRVRDEAGKVLTASLTGRPAFEADDQSALIHILLTQKERWMEKVYVEDKYFLHGFWAGLVDKYEEMMERHHPGLGDERWPFVTHFVGCKPCGGYGDYPRERCLGGMERAFNFADNQVLRLYGFRHRSLASARVRRLANRTDNPLVNKEAALKMDAKIES